A DNA window from Methylocystis heyeri contains the following coding sequences:
- a CDS encoding ATP-binding protein produces MNTAPTIKPRDRDTILSALRAGVVPRIGLQHIQVGRQRELEALIQDVDRIAQGGASLRFVIGDYGAGKTFFLFLIRQIALQRKLVVVQADLSPDRRIHATGGQARNLYAELAKSLSTRTSPDGGALKNILESFVQKTSERAKADGTAIETAIHAALEDIREMVCGYDFATVVAAYARGYENGDDAIQNAALRWLRGEYSTKTEARGDLGVRTIIGDDGLYDGLKLLARFARIAGFGGLLVCLDELVNIYKLQSSRARQQNYEQILRILNDVLQGMTEGIGFALSGTPEFLFDTRRGVFSYDALQSRLAGNSFAVNGLADFSGPVIRLNNLTPEELYHLVERLRHVQAGGVKERYLIPDEALVAFMEHCGKRIGDAYFRTPRNTVKAFLDLLAVLQQNPGSDWQPLLGAVEVAADAGATGDLMTDVGEDDPDDELVGLDLGG; encoded by the coding sequence ATGAATACCGCTCCAACCATAAAACCGCGAGATCGTGACACTATTCTCAGCGCTCTCCGCGCCGGCGTCGTTCCTCGTATCGGCCTGCAGCATATTCAGGTCGGCCGACAGCGTGAACTCGAAGCATTAATCCAGGATGTTGACCGGATTGCCCAAGGAGGAGCAAGCCTTCGCTTCGTGATCGGCGACTATGGGGCGGGCAAGACTTTTTTTCTATTTCTGATCCGGCAGATCGCCCTTCAGCGCAAGCTCGTCGTGGTCCAAGCCGATTTGAGCCCAGACCGGCGTATCCACGCCACCGGAGGTCAAGCGCGAAACCTTTATGCGGAACTCGCCAAGAGCCTGTCGACCCGCACGTCTCCCGACGGCGGCGCGTTGAAGAACATCTTGGAGAGCTTCGTCCAGAAGACTAGCGAACGCGCCAAGGCAGACGGGACCGCGATCGAGACGGCGATTCACGCCGCGCTCGAAGATATCCGGGAAATGGTATGCGGCTATGATTTCGCAACGGTTGTGGCGGCCTATGCGCGTGGTTACGAAAACGGCGATGATGCGATTCAGAACGCGGCTCTGCGTTGGCTCAGAGGAGAATATTCAACGAAGACCGAGGCCCGGGGCGATCTCGGCGTTCGCACCATCATCGGCGATGACGGGTTATACGACGGGCTCAAACTGCTGGCCCGGTTCGCCCGTATTGCTGGCTTCGGAGGTCTGCTCGTATGTCTCGACGAACTCGTAAACATCTACAAATTGCAAAGTTCCAGGGCTCGCCAGCAAAATTACGAACAAATACTCCGAATTCTAAATGACGTCCTGCAGGGAATGACGGAGGGGATCGGATTTGCGCTCAGCGGCACTCCCGAATTTCTGTTCGACACACGTCGAGGCGTCTTCTCTTACGATGCGCTCCAATCCCGGCTTGCGGGCAATAGTTTTGCCGTCAACGGCCTTGCTGATTTCTCCGGGCCTGTGATCCGGCTGAATAATCTAACCCCAGAAGAGCTGTATCACCTGGTCGAACGTCTGCGCCATGTCCAGGCCGGAGGCGTCAAAGAACGCTATCTCATTCCCGACGAGGCGCTGGTGGCCTTCATGGAACATTGCGGCAAGCGCATTGGAGACGCCTATTTCCGGACGCCACGAAATACCGTGAAAGCATTTCTCGATCTTTTAGCTGTGCTGCAACAGAATCCAGGTTCCGATTGGCAGCCGCTCCTCGGTGCCGTCGAGGTTGCCGCCGACGCGGGCGCAACAGGCGATCTCATGACCGATGTTGGGGAGGATGATCCCGACGACGAGCTTGTGGGACTCGATCTCGGGGGGTGA
- a CDS encoding TerB N-terminal domain-containing protein — protein sequence MERRLDTYEVALKALTGGALFHSSEANSEKIAIEKIEEDTKSKISVGGEDCSSKINSAEKRGEWIPSGQSVSIQNRIIEGGLFYYGGVLPRLGGGGNENCLINPDLKIEEQGDGATHLDYWPDYARLSPASRKAYLDWLSGSRDYQKTDICCIFLYFYGLERRLFLDNTTSGEVVIILNEVNRLINVYRQNQSFHRYAAALLEAMDIRSGEASLDLSIGTLSDLDKLSNFGEIPLALRVALGRRARDGQTVEPDLLLAFVLAHPETRVRAPARKALPELRLLFDAAARRAFPNGARFSRAGRARRLELNYRAASGSFEAPILSKEQGLPDVCGLAEPLTTARRLLDACTDQLDAFSREIGRSKGLKPTLAAVARLPAEIRFEAAQALSSSPLARLAELVEKRAPVDPRTFAECLDLPEPARADSGQIREWARILAAFGYGITADPQFALRRRRECAAFVVFLLDKPFDVLEPPTEAFRSTQAAVALGVATALADGDLDARERDMLYNFIDAASGLRDDEGCRLRAEIIMQTADPFTLSELRSRLKQTTSRTRSKMADYVIKVAAADGKLEPSEVTFIEKMFRLLDLDVSDLYSRLNTTITVSDRSKTTSSQEKRELPSSTPLAASPGSLDSARLASIRAETAGAASLLAAIFADEDPEALVVSPDAVSPIVSDSGLDPRHHSLLLQLKDREEWPRRDFEKMARSVDLMPGAVLETLNEWALDRHDEILLEGDDPIAVNLHILSTEAQQVSA from the coding sequence TTGGAGCGGCGCCTGGACACCTATGAGGTGGCTCTTAAGGCGCTCACTGGCGGAGCCCTTTTCCATTCCTCTGAAGCAAATTCAGAAAAAATAGCGATCGAGAAAATTGAAGAGGATACAAAATCTAAAATATCTGTTGGCGGTGAAGATTGCTCCAGCAAAATCAATTCTGCTGAGAAACGAGGGGAATGGATTCCGTCAGGACAGTCCGTAAGTATCCAAAATCGGATCATCGAAGGTGGTTTATTTTACTATGGCGGAGTTTTACCTCGTCTAGGTGGAGGCGGTAATGAAAACTGCCTCATCAACCCAGACCTAAAAATTGAAGAACAGGGAGACGGCGCTACGCATTTAGACTATTGGCCGGACTATGCGCGGCTCTCACCAGCATCAAGAAAGGCATATCTGGACTGGCTCAGTGGGTCTCGTGATTATCAAAAAACAGACATTTGTTGCATATTTTTATATTTCTATGGGCTAGAGCGGAGATTGTTTTTAGATAATACGACATCTGGAGAAGTTGTTATCATTTTGAATGAAGTAAATAGACTTATCAATGTTTATAGACAGAACCAGTCTTTCCATAGATACGCTGCCGCATTATTGGAAGCAATGGATATCCGCTCGGGAGAAGCAAGCCTGGACCTGTCGATTGGCACCCTTTCCGATCTCGATAAGTTATCGAACTTCGGAGAAATACCGCTGGCGTTGCGCGTTGCTCTCGGTAGGAGGGCGCGCGACGGTCAAACCGTCGAACCTGACCTTCTGCTCGCATTTGTCCTGGCGCATCCGGAAACGCGCGTAAGGGCGCCAGCAAGGAAAGCGCTCCCGGAACTGCGTTTGTTGTTCGATGCCGCCGCTCGGCGGGCTTTCCCGAACGGAGCGCGATTCTCCCGCGCTGGGAGAGCGCGCCGCCTCGAACTGAATTACAGGGCGGCCAGCGGCTCGTTTGAAGCGCCGATTCTGTCAAAGGAACAGGGGCTTCCCGATGTCTGCGGCCTTGCCGAGCCCCTCACGACGGCCCGACGGTTGCTCGACGCATGCACTGATCAGCTCGATGCTTTCTCGCGTGAAATCGGGCGTTCGAAAGGACTGAAGCCGACGTTGGCTGCCGTGGCCAGGCTTCCTGCCGAAATAAGGTTTGAAGCCGCGCAAGCGCTTTCCTCCTCGCCGCTGGCGCGTCTCGCAGAGCTTGTCGAGAAAAGGGCTCCCGTCGATCCGAGGACCTTCGCAGAATGCCTCGATCTGCCCGAACCCGCTCGCGCGGATAGCGGACAGATTCGGGAATGGGCGCGGATTCTTGCGGCTTTCGGCTATGGAATAACTGCCGATCCGCAGTTTGCATTACGCCGCCGCAGGGAATGCGCAGCATTCGTCGTGTTCTTGCTCGATAAGCCCTTTGATGTTCTGGAACCGCCAACGGAAGCATTCCGGTCTACCCAGGCGGCCGTCGCGTTGGGGGTCGCCACTGCGCTTGCTGACGGTGATCTCGATGCGCGGGAGCGTGACATGCTATACAATTTCATTGACGCTGCCTCCGGACTCCGTGATGACGAAGGGTGTAGATTGCGAGCAGAAATAATAATGCAAACCGCTGATCCGTTTACTCTCAGTGAATTACGCTCTCGATTGAAGCAAACTACTTCTCGAACACGCTCCAAAATGGCGGATTACGTCATCAAGGTCGCCGCTGCCGATGGTAAGCTTGAACCGAGTGAAGTGACGTTTATCGAGAAGATGTTTCGGCTGCTTGATTTAGATGTGTCTGATCTTTACAGCCGCCTCAATACGACGATCACTGTATCGGATCGTTCCAAGACGACGAGTAGCCAGGAAAAACGGGAACTGCCGAGCAGCACCCCACTTGCCGCTTCGCCGGGAAGCCTTGACTCCGCGCGCCTTGCATCCATTCGCGCCGAAACCGCCGGCGCCGCTTCTTTGTTGGCTGCAATTTTTGCAGATGAAGACCCTGAGGCTTTGGTCGTCTCCCCAGACGCGGTTAGCCCCATCGTGAGCGACAGCGGACTCGACCCGCGCCATCATTCGCTTCTGCTCCAGTTGAAGGATCGAGAAGAATGGCCTCGTCGAGATTTCGAGAAAATGGCTCGCTCTGTCGATCTCATGCCGGGGGCCGTGCTTGAAACGCTCAACGAATGGGCGCTAGACCGCCATGACGAGATCCTATTGGAAGGTGACGACCCCATCGCCGTCAATCTGCACATTCTCTCAACTGAGGCGCAACAGGTTTCCGCATGA